One Enterococcus silesiacus genomic window carries:
- a CDS encoding two-component system response regulator, with translation MKNILIVDDHLQITEVLKEYVIKEGFNPIIASDGQAALEAFFSHSIELILLDVMLPKLDGFDVCKTIRETSNVPIIMITAKGEDYHRIMGLDIGADDYIVKPFSPSEVMARIRAISRRIERTEENQHTMKQLTYDNLIVYLEEKKVTILQQEILLTKRELEILWLLLSNREKVFSRDNLLDSLWGIDYYGDARTVDTHIKRLRAKLDEVSHPNWEIATVWGQGYKFEGNNEK, from the coding sequence ATGAAAAATATTTTGATTGTTGATGATCATTTACAGATTACAGAGGTTTTGAAAGAATATGTCATAAAAGAAGGTTTTAACCCGATCATCGCTTCTGATGGACAGGCAGCCTTAGAGGCTTTTTTTAGCCATTCGATTGAGCTTATTTTATTAGATGTTATGCTGCCAAAACTTGATGGATTCGACGTTTGCAAAACGATACGGGAAACATCAAACGTGCCGATCATCATGATCACCGCTAAAGGAGAAGATTATCATCGGATCATGGGTTTAGATATCGGTGCAGATGATTATATTGTTAAACCATTCTCTCCAAGCGAAGTCATGGCTCGCATACGGGCTATTTCGCGACGTATCGAACGAACTGAAGAAAACCAACATACAATGAAACAGCTGACTTATGATAATTTGATCGTCTATTTAGAAGAAAAGAAAGTAACGATCTTACAACAAGAAATTTTGTTAACGAAACGAGAGCTGGAAATTTTATGGCTGCTTTTATCCAATCGGGAAAAAGTCTTTTCTAGAGATAACTTGCTGGATAGTTTATGGGGCATCGATTATTATGGCGATGCTAGAACAGTTGATACTCATATCAAACGGCTGCGGGCAAAATTAGATGAAGTCAGTCATCCAAACTGGGAAATTGCTACTGTCTGGGGACAAGGCTATAAATTCGAGGGTAACAATGAAAAATAA
- a CDS encoding ABC transporter permease produces the protein MFLGLEEMKFFKLRYTLVIGVIVLVAYVAFMLSGLANGLAQGVRQGVDKWNATSIVLSEDANKSLNASSLVMDDLNQVEAKQKEPLGQYAGALNKVGQNKDSDKINISLFGVKEDSSIKPELIEGRYFKASGEIIIPQNLVDKGIKLGDSVKIGKLDEELKVVGITKQNSFSIVPLIYTSIDQWQELKFGKIIEGKQAPINGIVVRSTKTDSIKLTDQDDHLAKYGIEAFIQKLPGYSEQNLTLNAMIYFLFVITAAIIGIFIYVMTLQKTSLFGVMKAQGISNGYIIKSIIAQTFILGVIGVLIGVVLTLLTNLVLPSAMPFELDSMNLLIYSLVLIVVAVLGGVFSIRTVTHVDPMKAIGG, from the coding sequence ATGTTTTTAGGATTAGAAGAGATGAAGTTTTTTAAACTTAGATACACGTTAGTGATCGGTGTGATCGTCTTAGTTGCTTATGTGGCATTTATGTTATCAGGGCTAGCTAATGGTCTGGCTCAAGGCGTAAGACAAGGCGTTGACAAATGGAATGCGACAAGTATTGTGTTGTCGGAAGATGCCAATAAAAGTTTGAATGCTTCAAGTTTGGTGATGGATGATTTAAATCAGGTTGAAGCCAAACAAAAGGAGCCACTTGGACAATATGCCGGTGCATTAAATAAAGTTGGCCAAAATAAAGATAGCGATAAAATCAATATTTCTCTTTTTGGTGTGAAGGAAGATAGTTCAATTAAACCTGAATTAATTGAAGGACGTTATTTTAAAGCGTCGGGAGAAATCATCATTCCTCAAAATTTAGTAGATAAAGGCATTAAATTAGGCGATTCGGTGAAGATCGGTAAGCTTGATGAAGAGTTGAAAGTGGTCGGGATCACGAAACAAAACAGCTTTAGTATTGTGCCGCTGATTTATACATCAATTGATCAATGGCAAGAACTTAAGTTTGGTAAAATCATTGAAGGAAAACAAGCCCCAATCAATGGCATTGTCGTTCGTTCTACGAAGACCGACAGTATCAAATTGACAGATCAGGATGATCACTTAGCAAAATATGGAATCGAAGCATTTATCCAAAAATTACCAGGATACAGTGAACAAAATCTTACGCTAAATGCTATGATCTATTTCTTATTTGTGATCACAGCAGCGATTATTGGGATTTTTATCTACGTGATGACCTTACAAAAAACAAGTCTGTTTGGTGTAATGAAAGCCCAAGGTATATCTAATGGCTATATCATCAAATCAATCATAGCTCAAACCTTTATTTTAGGCGTGATAGGGGTGTTGATCGGTGTGGTCTTGACCTTGCTGACAAACCTTGTGTTGCCATCAGCTATGCCGTTTGAATTAGATAGCATGAATTTATTGATTTACAGTCTAGTATTGATTGTGGTTGCTGTTTTAGGCGGTGTTTTTTCGATTCGTACAGTGACTCATGTTGATCCAATGAAAGCAATAGGAGGGTAA
- a CDS encoding D-alanyl carrier protein: protein MQNKEKIRGFLTNFITNYDLADDENIFEKGLVSSLFAMQLVMFLEKEFSISISNEELDIDNFKDVNSIVNLVDSKQS from the coding sequence ATGCAAAATAAAGAAAAAATAAGGGGATTTTTAACTAATTTTATTACAAACTATGATTTAGCAGATGATGAAAATATTTTTGAAAAAGGACTAGTAAGTTCCTTATTCGCAATGCAGTTGGTCATGTTTTTAGAAAAAGAATTTTCTATTTCAATTAGTAATGAAGAACTGGATATTGATAATTTCAAAGATGTTAATTCAATTGTTAATTTAGTAGATTCAAAACAATCATAG
- a CDS encoding aminotransferase class III, producing MAEYNLRVKKILPGGVHYNFNMPWEETPIHFINTKNSRVWDMNNKEYLDLYARFGAMIVGHNNHEYNETLKECIDRVLSVSHCDLDAEVLELITKFVPSAEMIRFGLSGTEMVQNALRLARAYTHKNKFIRFENHYHGNADNIMGGKQHSVETPIPEDFLGDLKGTLGRADDIMAQQSYLIPWNDEECLEKLLKEKSSEIAAIITEPVCVNGGSVMPKEGYLSKMRQLCDQYGVLLIFDEIITGFRMGLGGAQSYFNVIPDLTILGKALGGGGVPVSALAGKKEIMELLIEKKVIHAGTFNGYTLGTFAIKATLECLSRNDGEALKTMNTYTAQLHQILRDKAKKVGMPLVVQGPLGCGAYHCCEKELTSPSDYTFDITSLDIILNAELAKQGVLMSSLSRIYPNILLNKEDVEWFDYRVEKALLETKKVYDEINN from the coding sequence ATGGCTGAATACAACCTGAGAGTTAAAAAAATATTGCCAGGCGGTGTTCATTATAATTTTAACATGCCTTGGGAAGAAACGCCGATTCATTTTATCAATACAAAAAATAGTCGGGTTTGGGATATGAACAATAAAGAATATTTAGACTTGTATGCTCGTTTTGGTGCAATGATTGTGGGTCATAATAACCATGAATATAATGAAACTTTAAAAGAATGCATTGATCGAGTATTATCGGTCAGTCACTGTGACTTAGATGCTGAGGTATTAGAATTAATCACTAAATTCGTTCCATCTGCTGAGATGATTCGGTTTGGTTTATCTGGAACAGAAATGGTACAAAATGCATTACGTTTAGCACGGGCATATACGCATAAAAATAAATTCATTCGATTTGAAAATCATTATCATGGAAATGCAGATAATATTATGGGAGGTAAGCAGCATTCAGTTGAAACACCTATTCCAGAGGATTTTCTAGGAGACTTAAAAGGAACTTTAGGTCGAGCAGATGACATCATGGCTCAACAATCGTATCTAATTCCTTGGAATGACGAAGAGTGTTTAGAAAAGTTATTAAAGGAAAAGTCATCTGAAATTGCTGCAATCATTACAGAGCCGGTTTGTGTTAATGGAGGGTCTGTAATGCCAAAAGAGGGCTATTTATCTAAAATGCGGCAGTTATGTGATCAATACGGTGTGCTTCTGATTTTTGATGAGATTATTACTGGATTTAGAATGGGATTAGGTGGAGCACAGAGTTATTTTAATGTTATACCTGATCTTACGATATTAGGAAAGGCATTAGGTGGTGGTGGTGTTCCAGTGTCAGCACTTGCAGGAAAAAAAGAGATTATGGAGTTGCTGATTGAAAAAAAAGTGATTCATGCTGGGACATTCAATGGTTATACATTAGGGACTTTTGCTATAAAAGCAACATTGGAGTGTTTAAGTCGAAATGACGGAGAAGCTTTAAAGACAATGAATACTTATACTGCACAATTACATCAAATTTTAAGAGATAAGGCAAAGAAAGTTGGAATGCCATTAGTGGTTCAAGGTCCGTTAGGTTGCGGGGCATATCATTGTTGTGAAAAAGAATTAACTTCTCCATCAGATTACACATTTGATATCACTTCTCTAGATATCATTTTGAATGCAGAGTTAGCTAAACAAGGAGTTCTAATGTCTAGTTTATCTAGAATTTATCCAAATATTTTATTAAATAAAGAAGATGTTGAATGGTTTGATTACAGAGTCGAGAAAGCGTTACTTGAAACAAAAAAAGTTTATGATGAAATTAATAATTAA
- a CDS encoding hemin ABC transporter ATP-binding protein, whose translation MTDILVMDGIRKTFGKGHGEVEALKGIDLKVKAGEFVSIIGPSGSGKSTFLTIAGGLQTPTSGKIMINGKDFTHLNEKKRSRLRFEEIGFILQASNLIPFLTVEKQFTLVDKIEKKKTESQRINELLASLDIADLLHKFPRDLSGGERQRVAIARALFNEPSLILADEPTASLDTEHAYEVVKILAKEAHEKQKATIMVTHDPRMIEWSDNVYRIEDGELTKA comes from the coding sequence ATGACTGATATTTTAGTGATGGATGGTATTCGTAAAACTTTTGGTAAAGGCCATGGGGAAGTCGAAGCATTAAAAGGCATCGATTTAAAAGTTAAAGCTGGTGAGTTTGTCAGTATTATTGGCCCTTCTGGCTCAGGTAAAAGTACCTTTTTAACGATCGCAGGTGGGCTCCAAACACCAACTTCTGGAAAAATTATGATCAATGGCAAGGATTTTACCCATTTAAACGAAAAGAAACGTTCAAGATTACGCTTTGAAGAAATTGGGTTTATTTTACAAGCCTCTAATCTGATCCCATTCTTAACAGTAGAAAAGCAATTTACTTTAGTAGATAAAATTGAAAAGAAAAAAACAGAGAGTCAGCGTATCAACGAATTATTAGCTTCTTTAGATATAGCTGATCTACTCCATAAATTTCCAAGAGATTTATCTGGTGGTGAACGCCAACGAGTAGCAATTGCACGTGCTTTATTTAATGAACCAAGCTTGATTTTAGCTGATGAACCAACTGCAAGTCTGGATACTGAACATGCATATGAAGTGGTAAAAATTTTAGCAAAAGAAGCGCATGAAAAACAAAAAGCAACGATCATGGTCACTCATGATCCAAGAATGATTGAGTGGAGTGACAATGTTTACCGTATTGAAGATGGTGAATTAACAAAAGCATAA
- a CDS encoding acyl carrier protein, whose product MTREEIVETIKNELATILNIEIDQVDEETNFLKIGLSSVQALKVINRLRKQFSVEINPAVIFEFKRVGDIADYLKNELG is encoded by the coding sequence ATGACTAGAGAAGAAATTGTAGAAACAATAAAAAATGAACTTGCAACTATTTTAAATATTGAAATAGATCAAGTTGATGAAGAGACTAACTTTTTAAAAATTGGGTTATCTTCAGTTCAAGCATTGAAAGTTATTAATAGATTGAGAAAGCAGTTTTCAGTTGAAATAAATCCAGCCGTTATTTTTGAATTTAAAAGAGTCGGAGATATTGCCGACTATTTAAAAAATGAACTGGGGTAG
- a CDS encoding 3-hydroxybutyryl-CoA dehydrogenase, whose translation MKVGIIGAGVMGQGIAERFSVYGWQVILIDKDDAILEQAKDSIFRSLKLKQMFKQKINPKECLEKIAFATSYNEIADVKFVIENVTEEKEIKKSVYQLLNNNCNEECIFMANTSCVPISWIGNISGRPDKVIGVHFMNPAPVKNFTEVILGLFTSEKTKEKVINLLASIDIAAEVVKDSPGFVSNRLSHLFMNEAAFLVHENVATPEQIDRIFEEGFGHKMGPLKTADLIGLDTVLDSLKILYDEYEDPKFRASPYLKQLVSVNYLGRKSGQGFYKYY comes from the coding sequence ATGAAAGTTGGAATTATCGGGGCTGGGGTAATGGGACAAGGTATTGCAGAAAGATTCAGTGTATACGGTTGGCAAGTTATATTAATAGACAAGGATGATGCTATTCTTGAACAAGCGAAGGACAGTATTTTTAGAAGCTTAAAACTAAAGCAAATGTTCAAACAAAAAATAAACCCAAAAGAATGTTTAGAGAAAATAGCTTTTGCAACATCTTATAACGAGATAGCTGACGTTAAATTTGTGATTGAAAATGTGACAGAAGAAAAAGAAATAAAAAAATCAGTGTATCAATTATTAAATAATAATTGTAATGAAGAATGTATTTTTATGGCTAATACGTCATGTGTACCAATCTCCTGGATAGGAAATATAAGCGGTCGTCCGGACAAAGTAATAGGTGTACATTTCATGAATCCTGCACCAGTAAAAAATTTTACAGAGGTCATCTTAGGATTATTTACATCTGAGAAAACGAAAGAGAAGGTTATTAACCTGTTAGCCTCAATCGATATTGCTGCTGAAGTTGTAAAAGATAGTCCAGGTTTTGTCTCTAATCGCTTATCCCACTTGTTCATGAATGAAGCAGCATTTTTAGTACATGAAAATGTGGCTACACCAGAGCAAATAGATCGTATTTTTGAAGAAGGTTTTGGACATAAAATGGGTCCTTTAAAAACTGCAGATTTAATTGGATTGGATACTGTGCTTGATTCTCTAAAAATATTATATGACGAATATGAAGATCCAAAATTTCGTGCATCGCCTTACTTAAAACAATTGGTTTCAGTAAACTATCTTGGAAGAAAATCTGGGCAAGGATTTTATAAATATTATTGA